A stretch of Vannielia litorea DNA encodes these proteins:
- a CDS encoding VOC family protein — MIAFDHIAVLCERLEDGVAHVREALGVTCDPGGVHEAFGTHNALLSLGGEEYLEVIAVDPAGRAPGRPRWFDLDRFSGPPVLARWVCRVDDLDAAVAAHPGAGVPMALQRGAYRWAMAVPEDGILPLDNLHPALIEWQGPHPAPRLPERGLRLRRLIVAHPQVAVLDALGLDDARVTLTTGDTGLAAQIDTPDGPKWLR, encoded by the coding sequence ATGATCGCATTCGACCATATCGCGGTGCTCTGCGAGCGCCTGGAGGACGGGGTGGCCCATGTGCGCGAGGCGCTGGGGGTGACCTGCGACCCGGGCGGGGTGCATGAGGCCTTCGGCACCCACAACGCGCTCCTGTCGCTGGGTGGGGAGGAATACCTGGAGGTGATCGCGGTGGACCCGGCGGGGCGGGCGCCCGGGCGGCCGCGCTGGTTTGACCTCGACCGGTTTTCCGGCCCGCCCGTGCTGGCACGTTGGGTGTGCCGGGTGGACGACCTGGACGCGGCGGTGGCGGCGCATCCGGGCGCGGGCGTGCCGATGGCCTTGCAGCGCGGCGCCTATCGCTGGGCGATGGCGGTGCCCGAGGACGGGATCCTGCCGCTCGACAACCTGCACCCGGCGCTGATCGAGTGGCAGGGGCCGCATCCGGCGCCGCGCCTGCCCGAGCGGGGACTGCGGCTGAGGCGGCTCATCGTGGCGCATCCGCAGGTGGCCGTGCTCGATGCTTTGGGTCTCGACGATGCGCGGGTGACGCTGACCACGGGCGACACCGGGCTGGCGGCGCAGATCGACACGCCGGACGGGCCGAAGTGGTTGAGGTGA
- the scpA gene encoding methylmalonyl-CoA mutase — protein sequence MSKTDDWKALAEKELRGKPLESLDWHTLEGIRVKPLYTEEDVAGLAHMGSVPGIAPFTRGPKATMYAGRPWTIRQYAGFSTAEESNAFYRKALAAGQQGVSVAFDLATHRGYDSDHPRVEGDVGKAGVAIDSVEDMKILFDGIPLDEVSVSMTMNGAVIPILASFIVTGEEQGHDRSLLSGTIQNDILKEFMVRNTYVYPPEPSMRIISDIIEYTSNEMPKFNSISISGYHMQEAGANLVQELAYTLADGREYVRAAIEAGMDVDKFAGRLSFFFAIGMNFFMEIAKLRAARTLWHRIMTEFGAKSERSKMLRTHCQTSGVSLQEQDPYNNVIRTAYEAMSAVLGGTQSLHTNALDEAIALPTEFSARIARNTQLVLQEETQVTRVVDPLAGSYYVESLTDDLIGKAWALMEEVEEMGGMTKAVASGMPKLRIEESAARRQAMIDRGEEVIVGVNKYRKEKEDPIDILDVDNVAVRETQVARLEKIRASRDQAACDAALGELERRAREGGNLLEAAVEAARARASVGEISMAMEKVFGRHRAEVKTLAGVYGAAYDGDEGFAAIQKSVEDFAEEEGRRPRMLVVKMGQDGHDRGAKVIATAFADIGFDVDVGPLFQTPEEAAQDAVDNDVHVVGISSQAAGHKTLAPKLVEALKAAGAEDIIVICGGVIPQQDYDFLYKSGVKAIFGPGTNIPSAAQDVLKLIREARG from the coding sequence ATGAGCAAGACCGACGACTGGAAGGCGCTGGCCGAGAAGGAACTGCGGGGCAAGCCGCTGGAGAGCCTCGACTGGCACACGCTGGAGGGCATAAGGGTGAAGCCGCTCTACACCGAGGAGGATGTGGCGGGGCTGGCGCACATGGGAAGCGTGCCCGGGATCGCCCCCTTCACCCGCGGGCCCAAGGCCACGATGTATGCCGGCCGGCCCTGGACGATCCGGCAATATGCCGGGTTCTCCACGGCGGAGGAGAGCAACGCCTTCTACCGCAAGGCGCTGGCGGCCGGGCAGCAGGGCGTTTCGGTGGCCTTCGACCTGGCGACGCACCGGGGCTACGACTCGGATCATCCGCGCGTGGAGGGCGACGTGGGCAAGGCCGGGGTGGCCATCGACAGTGTCGAGGACATGAAGATCCTCTTCGACGGGATCCCGCTCGACGAGGTGAGCGTGTCGATGACGATGAATGGCGCGGTGATCCCGATCCTTGCCAGTTTCATCGTGACCGGCGAGGAGCAGGGGCATGACCGCAGCCTGCTTTCGGGGACGATCCAGAACGACATCCTGAAGGAGTTCATGGTGCGGAACACCTATGTGTATCCGCCGGAGCCCTCGATGCGGATCATCTCCGACATCATCGAATACACCAGCAACGAGATGCCGAAGTTCAACTCGATCTCGATCTCGGGCTACCACATGCAGGAGGCCGGGGCGAACCTGGTGCAGGAGCTGGCCTACACCCTGGCCGACGGGCGCGAATACGTGCGCGCGGCGATCGAGGCCGGGATGGACGTGGACAAGTTTGCCGGGCGTCTCAGCTTCTTCTTCGCCATCGGGATGAATTTTTTCATGGAGATCGCCAAGCTGCGTGCCGCCCGCACGTTGTGGCACCGGATCATGACCGAGTTCGGCGCGAAGAGCGAACGCAGCAAGATGCTGCGGACCCATTGCCAGACGAGCGGCGTGAGCCTGCAGGAGCAGGACCCCTACAACAACGTCATCCGCACCGCCTACGAGGCGATGAGCGCGGTGCTGGGCGGCACGCAGAGCCTGCACACCAACGCGCTCGACGAGGCGATCGCCCTGCCCACCGAATTTTCGGCGCGGATCGCGCGGAACACCCAGCTGGTGCTCCAGGAGGAGACCCAGGTGACCCGCGTGGTCGATCCGCTGGCGGGCTCCTACTACGTGGAGAGCCTGACCGATGACCTGATCGGGAAGGCCTGGGCGCTGATGGAGGAGGTCGAGGAGATGGGCGGCATGACCAAGGCGGTGGCCTCCGGCATGCCCAAGCTGCGGATCGAGGAATCCGCCGCGCGGCGGCAGGCGATGATCGACCGGGGCGAGGAGGTGATCGTCGGCGTCAACAAGTACCGCAAGGAGAAGGAAGACCCGATCGACATTCTGGATGTCGACAACGTGGCGGTGCGCGAGACCCAGGTGGCCCGGCTGGAGAAGATCCGGGCCAGCCGCGACCAGGCGGCCTGCGATGCGGCGCTGGGCGAGTTGGAGCGGCGGGCGCGCGAGGGAGGCAATCTGCTCGAGGCGGCCGTGGAGGCGGCGCGGGCCCGGGCGAGCGTTGGAGAGATCAGCATGGCGATGGAAAAGGTGTTTGGCCGCCACAGGGCCGAGGTGAAGACATTGGCAGGCGTCTACGGCGCGGCCTATGACGGCGACGAGGGGTTTGCCGCGATCCAGAAATCGGTGGAGGACTTTGCCGAGGAGGAGGGCCGCCGCCCGCGGATGCTGGTGGTGAAGATGGGCCAGGATGGCCACGACCGGGGGGCCAAGGTGATTGCCACGGCTTTCGCCGACATCGGGTTTGACGTGGATGTGGGGCCGCTTTTTCAGACGCCGGAGGAGGCGGCGCAGGACGCGGTGGACAACGACGTGCATGTGGTGGGGATTTCCTCGCAGGCGGCGGGTCACAAGACCCTGGCACCGAAGCTGGTGGAGGCGCTGAAGGCGGCGGGGGCGGAGGATATCATCGTGATCTGCGGCGGGGTCATTCCGCAGCAGGACTATGATTTTCTTTACAAATCCGGGGTGAAGGCGATCTTCGGCCCGGGCACCAACATCCCCTCGGCGGCGCAGGACGTGCTGAAGCTCATCCGCGAGGCGCGGGGCTGA
- a CDS encoding DUF4174 domain-containing protein, with protein MRLTPLALAALIATPLWAQETGPAVISDGAAEEAAEAVAAEAAGDADTLQVLTGSEVTLADFLWLRRPVVVFADTPADPRFAEQMELLAARPGALIDRDVVVITDTDPSANSAVRTQLRPRGFQLVLIGKDGEVKLRKPFPWDVREITRSIDKWPLRRDELRRK; from the coding sequence ATGCGGCTTACCCCCCTCGCCCTCGCGGCCCTCATCGCCACGCCCCTCTGGGCCCAGGAGACCGGACCCGCCGTGATCTCGGACGGCGCGGCAGAAGAGGCGGCAGAGGCTGTGGCCGCCGAGGCCGCGGGCGATGCCGACACCCTGCAGGTGCTCACCGGCTCCGAGGTGACGCTGGCCGATTTTCTCTGGCTCCGCCGCCCGGTGGTGGTGTTTGCCGACACCCCCGCCGACCCGCGCTTCGCCGAGCAGATGGAGCTTCTCGCCGCCCGCCCCGGCGCGCTGATCGACCGCGACGTGGTGGTCATCACCGATACCGACCCCTCGGCCAACTCCGCCGTGCGCACCCAGCTGCGGCCCCGCGGCTTCCAGCTCGTGCTGATCGGCAAGGACGGCGAGGTGAAATTGCGCAAACCCTTCCCCTGGGATGTCCGCGAAATCACCCGCAGCATCGACAAATGGCCGCTGCGGCGCGACGAGCTGCGCCGCAAGTAG